A window from Nocardioides mesophilus encodes these proteins:
- a CDS encoding electron transfer flavoprotein subunit beta/FixA family protein, with translation MKYVPDATADRHFEADNTVDRVGVDGLLSELDEYAVEQSLQIKDKLGDDSTVTVLTVGPEQATDAVRKALQMGADKGVHVVDDAVAGSDYLATSLVLAEAIKKIDHDLVVCGMASTDGAGGVVPAMLAERLGVPGVLLGSEITVEGDTVRIRRDGDVATETVEGTLPLVLSVTDQSGEARYPSFKGIMAAKKKPVETWSLSDLGVEAEKVGLSAALTVVEDTSARPPRTAGEIVTDEDGSGAKALVDFLASKKFI, from the coding sequence GTGAAGTACGTACCTGATGCCACTGCCGACCGGCACTTCGAGGCCGACAACACCGTCGACCGCGTCGGCGTCGACGGGCTGCTGTCCGAGCTGGACGAGTACGCCGTCGAGCAGTCGCTGCAGATCAAGGACAAGCTCGGCGACGACAGCACGGTGACCGTGCTGACCGTCGGGCCCGAGCAGGCCACCGACGCCGTGCGCAAGGCGCTGCAGATGGGCGCGGACAAGGGCGTGCACGTCGTGGACGACGCCGTCGCCGGCTCGGACTACCTCGCGACGTCGCTGGTTCTGGCCGAGGCGATCAAGAAGATCGACCACGACCTCGTGGTGTGCGGCATGGCCTCCACCGACGGCGCGGGCGGCGTGGTGCCGGCGATGCTGGCCGAGCGCCTCGGAGTCCCGGGCGTGCTGCTCGGCTCGGAGATCACCGTCGAGGGCGACACCGTCCGGATCCGCCGCGACGGCGACGTCGCGACCGAGACCGTCGAGGGCACGCTCCCGCTGGTGCTGAGCGTCACCGACCAGTCCGGCGAGGCCCGCTACCCCTCCTTCAAGGGGATCATGGCGGCGAAGAAGAAGCCGGTCGAGACCTGGTCGCTCTCCGACCTCGGGGTCGAGGCGGAGAAGGTCGGCCTGTCGGCGGCTCTCACCGTCGTCGAGGACACCTCGGCACGCCCGCCGCGCACCGCCGGCGAGATCGTCACCGACGAGGACGGCAGCGGCGCCAAGGCGCTCGTCGACTTCCTCGCCTCGAAGAAGTTCATCTGA
- a CDS encoding response regulator, with product MSIRVVLVDDEAMVRVGLRMVLCAEPDIEVVGEASDGASAVDVVRDTAPDVVLMDVRMPHVDGIEGSRRVLEAVPGTRVVILTTFDEDDYVEAALRSGVSGFLLKVAPPERLVEGVRTVAAGGGLLDPAVTVRVIERFASSPPLRTRRTEVLQTLTARERDVLALIGRGLSNAEIAAELYLGETTVKTHVSSVLAKLGVRDRVQAVVAAYETGHVRPGEA from the coding sequence ATGAGCATCCGGGTGGTGCTGGTCGACGACGAGGCGATGGTCCGCGTCGGACTCCGGATGGTGCTCTGCGCCGAACCCGACATCGAGGTCGTGGGCGAGGCGTCCGACGGCGCCTCCGCGGTGGACGTGGTCCGGGACACCGCGCCCGACGTGGTGCTGATGGACGTGCGGATGCCCCACGTCGACGGCATCGAGGGCTCCCGTCGGGTGCTGGAGGCCGTCCCCGGCACCCGGGTCGTCATCCTGACCACGTTCGACGAGGACGACTACGTCGAAGCCGCCCTGCGCTCCGGGGTGAGCGGCTTCCTGCTCAAGGTCGCGCCGCCGGAGCGCCTGGTCGAGGGCGTGCGCACGGTCGCGGCCGGCGGCGGCCTGCTCGACCCCGCGGTGACGGTGCGGGTGATCGAGCGGTTCGCGTCCTCGCCGCCGCTGCGGACCCGGCGCACCGAGGTGCTCCAGACGCTGACCGCGCGCGAGCGCGACGTCCTCGCCCTCATCGGACGCGGGCTGTCCAACGCCGAGATCGCCGCGGAGCTCTACCTCGGCGAGACGACGGTGAAGACCCACGTCTCCAGCGTGCTCGCCAAGCTGGGGGTGCGGGACCGGGTGCAGGCCGTGGTCGCGGCCTACGAGACCGGCCACGTCCGTCCCGGCGAGGCCTGA
- the mnmA gene encoding tRNA 2-thiouridine(34) synthase MnmA produces the protein MRVLAAMSGGVDSAVAAARAVEAGHEVTGIHLALSRNPKSYRTGSRGCCTIEDSGDARRAADVIGIPFYVWDLSDRFHEDVVEDFVEEYAAGRTPNPCLRCNEKIKFAAVLDRGLALGFDAVATGHYAQLERGPDGLIEMHRAVDMGKDQSYVLGVLTQEQLAHSLFPLGDSRKSDVRLEAAARGLSVASKPDSHDICFISDGDTGGWLREKLGAGHGDIVDHASGEVLGSHEGAFGFTIGQRKGLRIGRPADDGRPRYVLDIEPVSGTVTVGPRAALLIDGLTGIRPRWCGTVPAAPMHGTVQLRAHGEEHRAVVRVSGDQVEVTLLEPAEGIAPGQAAVFYDGSRVVGSCTISATRRSGPTALQTEAAGAPGAADGAGSR, from the coding sequence ATGCGCGTTCTCGCCGCCATGTCCGGAGGGGTCGACTCCGCGGTCGCCGCCGCCCGTGCCGTCGAGGCCGGCCACGAGGTCACCGGCATCCACCTGGCGCTGTCCCGGAACCCGAAGTCCTACCGCACCGGCTCCCGCGGCTGCTGCACGATCGAGGACTCCGGCGACGCCCGGCGCGCCGCGGACGTGATCGGGATCCCGTTCTACGTCTGGGACCTCAGCGACCGGTTCCACGAGGACGTGGTCGAGGACTTCGTGGAGGAGTACGCCGCCGGCCGGACCCCCAACCCGTGCCTGCGCTGCAACGAGAAGATCAAGTTCGCCGCCGTCCTCGACCGCGGGCTGGCCCTGGGCTTCGACGCGGTGGCCACGGGGCACTACGCCCAGCTGGAGCGCGGGCCGGACGGGCTGATCGAGATGCACCGGGCCGTGGACATGGGCAAGGACCAGTCCTACGTGCTCGGCGTGCTGACCCAGGAGCAGCTGGCGCACTCGCTGTTCCCGCTCGGCGACTCGCGCAAGAGCGACGTCCGCCTGGAGGCCGCCGCGCGCGGGCTGTCGGTCGCGAGCAAGCCGGACAGCCACGACATCTGCTTCATCAGCGACGGCGACACCGGTGGCTGGCTGCGCGAGAAGCTGGGCGCCGGCCACGGCGACATCGTCGACCACGCGAGCGGCGAGGTGCTCGGCAGCCACGAGGGCGCGTTCGGCTTCACCATCGGGCAACGCAAGGGCCTGCGGATCGGCCGGCCCGCCGACGACGGTCGGCCGCGCTACGTGCTCGACATCGAGCCGGTCTCGGGCACCGTGACCGTCGGACCCCGCGCGGCGCTGCTGATCGACGGCCTGACCGGGATCCGGCCGCGCTGGTGCGGGACGGTGCCGGCGGCCCCGATGCACGGGACCGTGCAGCTGCGGGCGCACGGCGAGGAGCACCGGGCGGTGGTCCGGGTGAGCGGCGACCAGGTCGAGGTGACGCTGCTGGAGCCCGCGGAGGGGATCGCGCCCGGGCAGGCGGCCGTGTTCTACGACGGCAGCCGGGTGGTCGGCTCGTGCACCATCAGCGCCACCCGCCGGTCGGGCCCGACCGCTCTCCAGACTGAGGCTGCCGGCGCTCCTGGGGCTGCGGACGGGGCGGGCTCCCGATGA
- a CDS encoding methionine synthase produces MTRATGIGSLPGTDYAEAVRMVLGLLPDLAHVPELPDRGVQASMTGRSLGVLADLDADLQPAGWRLTGSQGSPGADHRRARSLLAQDLDVVEELAQDYDGTFKVQVTGPWTLAATVEKPRGDRLLADRGARRELAQALAEGLRTHVADLRRRLPRSELWVQVDEPALPAVMTGRVPTASGFHRHRSVDAPEASPALEWVFEAISSAGAVPIVHCCDADVPVGLLVGAGAAGVSVDLGVLAPAAYDPLAELLEAGGPVLLGVVPSTAPEGTVSAERLTDQVMRFLDMLGLDPDAVGESLVVTPTCGLAGASVDWARQALRLSAEVAGNL; encoded by the coding sequence ATGACCCGGGCCACCGGGATCGGCTCACTGCCCGGCACCGACTACGCCGAGGCCGTCCGGATGGTGCTCGGGCTGCTGCCCGACCTCGCCCACGTCCCGGAGCTGCCGGACCGCGGCGTCCAGGCCTCGATGACCGGACGGTCCCTCGGAGTCCTCGCCGACCTCGACGCGGACCTGCAGCCGGCCGGCTGGCGGCTGACCGGCAGCCAGGGCTCACCGGGGGCGGACCACCGGCGGGCCCGCTCGCTGCTGGCCCAGGACCTCGACGTGGTCGAGGAGCTCGCCCAGGACTACGACGGCACGTTCAAGGTGCAGGTCACCGGGCCGTGGACACTCGCCGCGACGGTCGAGAAGCCGCGCGGCGACCGGTTGCTCGCCGACCGCGGCGCCCGCCGCGAGCTGGCCCAGGCCCTCGCCGAGGGGTTGCGCACGCACGTGGCCGACCTCCGGCGCCGGCTCCCCAGGTCCGAGCTGTGGGTGCAGGTCGACGAGCCGGCGCTGCCGGCGGTGATGACCGGCCGGGTGCCCACCGCCTCCGGCTTCCACCGGCACCGCTCGGTGGACGCCCCCGAGGCCTCCCCGGCCCTGGAATGGGTCTTCGAGGCGATCTCCTCGGCCGGTGCGGTGCCGATCGTGCACTGCTGCGACGCGGACGTCCCGGTCGGGCTGCTGGTGGGAGCCGGCGCTGCGGGTGTCTCGGTGGACCTCGGCGTGCTGGCGCCGGCGGCGTACGACCCGCTCGCCGAGCTGCTCGAGGCCGGCGGCCCGGTGCTGCTGGGGGTCGTGCCGTCGACCGCACCCGAGGGGACGGTGTCGGCCGAACGGCTCACCGACCAGGTGATGCGCTTCCTCGACATGCTGGGCCTCGACCCGGACGCCGTGGGGGAGTCCCTGGTGGTCACGCCCACGTGCGGCCTGGCGGGCGCCTCGGTGGACTGGGCGCGCCAGGCGCTCCGGCTCAGCGCCGAGGTCGCGGGCAACCTCTGA
- a CDS encoding cysteine desulfurase family protein, protein MNDLTRAAAAEPATVYLDHAASTPMVEAAVAAMTTQLTRTGNASSLHAAGRAARRVVEEGRERIAAAIGARPSEVVFTSGGTESDNLAVKGLYWARRDADGRRTRVLSTAVEHHAVLDTLVWLEEHEGAEVELLPVDGLGRLDLDAFRAAVERDPESVALASVMWANNEVGTVQPVAEVVRIAHEHGIPVHTDAVQAVGQVPVDFAGTDVDLLTLTAHKVGGPYGVGALVVRRELDLAPLMHGGGQERDVRSGTLDTPAILGFATAVELAVAQQPERFDRLCALRNDLVARVIEQVPDAVLNGDPVCAPDHRLPGNAHLTFPGCEGDSLLMLLDARGIACSTGSACSAGVPQPSHVLLAMGRTVEQARSSLRFSLGHTSTPADVDALVEAIGPVVERARAAGAVAGVGAARAAAG, encoded by the coding sequence ATGAACGACCTCACCCGCGCCGCGGCCGCCGAGCCGGCCACCGTCTACCTCGACCACGCGGCCTCCACGCCGATGGTCGAGGCGGCCGTCGCCGCGATGACCACCCAGCTGACCCGCACCGGGAACGCCTCCTCCCTGCATGCCGCCGGCCGCGCCGCCCGCCGGGTCGTGGAGGAGGGCCGCGAGCGGATCGCCGCCGCGATCGGCGCCCGTCCCTCCGAGGTCGTGTTCACCTCCGGGGGGACCGAGTCGGACAACCTCGCGGTCAAGGGCCTCTACTGGGCGCGACGGGACGCGGACGGTCGCCGTACCCGCGTGCTCTCCACCGCCGTCGAGCACCACGCCGTGCTCGACACGCTGGTGTGGCTCGAGGAGCACGAGGGCGCCGAGGTCGAGCTGCTCCCGGTCGACGGGCTCGGCCGCCTCGACCTCGACGCGTTCCGGGCCGCCGTCGAGCGCGACCCGGAGTCGGTCGCGCTGGCGTCGGTGATGTGGGCCAACAACGAGGTCGGCACCGTGCAGCCGGTCGCCGAGGTCGTGCGGATCGCCCATGAGCACGGCATCCCGGTCCACACCGACGCGGTGCAGGCGGTCGGGCAGGTGCCCGTCGACTTCGCCGGCACCGACGTCGACCTGCTCACGCTCACCGCGCACAAGGTCGGCGGGCCGTACGGCGTCGGGGCGCTCGTCGTGCGCCGCGAGCTCGACCTCGCGCCGCTGATGCACGGCGGCGGCCAGGAGCGCGACGTCCGCTCCGGCACCCTGGACACCCCCGCCATCCTCGGCTTCGCCACCGCCGTCGAGCTGGCCGTCGCGCAGCAGCCCGAGCGCTTCGACCGGCTGTGCGCGCTGCGCAACGACCTGGTCGCCCGGGTCATCGAGCAGGTGCCCGACGCGGTGCTGAACGGCGACCCGGTCTGCGCCCCGGACCACCGGCTCCCCGGCAACGCCCACCTGACCTTTCCCGGCTGCGAGGGGGACTCGCTGCTGATGCTGCTCGACGCCCGCGGCATCGCCTGCTCGACCGGCTCCGCGTGCTCGGCCGGGGTGCCGCAGCCCTCGCACGTGCTGCTCGCGATGGGACGGACCGTGGAGCAGGCCCGGTCCTCGCTGCGATTCTCGCTCGGGCACACCAGCACCCCCGCCGACGTGGACGCGCTGGTCGAGGCGATCGGTCCGGTGGTCGAGCGCGCCCGCGCCGCCGGCGCGGTGGCCGGTGTCGGTGCGGCCCGCGCCGCGGCGGGCTGA
- a CDS encoding endonuclease/exonuclease/phosphatase family protein: MLRRLLLLILLVVLLVPAGMLTAARLVHPAAGAWVRLVSFTPYAVVLYAAAVVVLLVAVLVVRGAARGLAVLLLVGSVAGLALHAWWLLPSFVNGTARAQAAPGERLRVMSANLEKGQASAVRVVELALANRVDVLVLQEVDAAELARLQAAGIDERFPASAGQPESGVAGTMVFARKPLEDVSRLDTRLGCWTMTYDGDVRLVAVHSWPPIGDARMWRADQRVIRAAAVDAARLGDAVVVGDFNTTPDHEPLLELAGRGFDDAATEAGSGWQPTWPAADGPALLGLRPPSLLAIDHVLVDDAFAVARTETASVSGTDHRALLAILAR, from the coding sequence ATGCTGCGCCGGCTCCTGCTCCTGATCCTGCTCGTCGTGCTCCTGGTGCCCGCGGGGATGCTGACCGCCGCCCGGCTGGTGCACCCGGCGGCCGGGGCGTGGGTGCGGCTGGTCTCGTTCACGCCGTACGCCGTGGTGCTGTACGCCGCGGCCGTGGTGGTCCTGCTGGTGGCCGTGCTGGTCGTCCGCGGAGCCGCCCGGGGTCTCGCGGTGCTGCTGCTGGTCGGCAGCGTGGCCGGTCTGGCCCTGCACGCCTGGTGGCTGCTGCCGTCGTTCGTCAACGGCACCGCTCGCGCCCAGGCGGCGCCGGGGGAGCGGTTGCGGGTGATGTCGGCCAACCTGGAGAAGGGGCAGGCGTCCGCGGTCCGGGTCGTCGAGCTGGCGCTGGCGAACCGGGTCGACGTGCTCGTGCTGCAGGAGGTGGACGCCGCCGAGCTGGCCCGGCTGCAGGCCGCCGGCATCGACGAGCGGTTCCCCGCCTCGGCGGGGCAGCCGGAGAGCGGGGTGGCCGGCACGATGGTGTTCGCGCGCAAGCCGCTCGAGGACGTCTCCCGGCTGGACACCCGGCTCGGCTGCTGGACGATGACCTACGACGGCGACGTCCGGCTGGTGGCGGTGCACTCGTGGCCGCCGATCGGCGACGCCAGGATGTGGCGCGCCGACCAGCGCGTGATCCGCGCCGCCGCGGTCGACGCCGCCCGCCTGGGCGACGCGGTCGTCGTCGGCGACTTCAACACCACCCCCGACCACGAGCCGCTCCTCGAGCTCGCGGGCCGCGGCTTCGACGACGCCGCGACCGAGGCCGGCTCCGGGTGGCAGCCGACCTGGCCGGCCGCCGACGGGCCGGCCCTGCTCGGCCTGCGGCCGCCGTCGCTGCTCGCCATCGACCACGTGCTGGTCGACGACGCGTTCGCGGTCGCCCGCACCGAGACCGCCTCGGTCTCCGGCACCGACCACCGGGCGCTGCTGGCGATACTGGCCAGATGA
- a CDS encoding electron transfer flavoprotein subunit alpha/FixB family protein: MSEVLVLVDHVDGKVSKPTTELLTIARRLGEPSAVLIAPADAAAAATETLKKYGAEKVYVVDDAEVKGYLSAPKAEVLAQLVEQSSPAAVLIVSGGEGKEIGARLAVKTGSGLITDAVDVAEDGVTTQSVFAGNYTVRAKVTSGIPIITVKPNSATPEETEGAAVQETVTPSISETAKAARITATEPRKASGRPELTEAAIVVSGGRGTGGNFEPVEGFADALGAAVGASRAAVDSGWYPHSFQVGQTGKTVSPQLYVANGISGAIQHRAGMQTSKTIVAVNKDEEAPIFELVDFGVVGDLHAVLPAATEQVSARKG, translated from the coding sequence ATGAGTGAGGTACTGGTTCTCGTCGACCACGTCGACGGCAAGGTGAGCAAGCCGACCACGGAGCTGCTGACGATCGCGCGCCGGCTCGGTGAGCCGTCCGCGGTCCTGATCGCGCCGGCCGACGCCGCGGCCGCGGCGACCGAGACGCTGAAGAAGTACGGCGCCGAGAAGGTGTACGTCGTCGACGACGCCGAGGTGAAGGGCTACCTCTCGGCGCCCAAGGCCGAGGTGCTGGCCCAGCTGGTGGAGCAGAGCTCCCCGGCCGCGGTGCTGATCGTCTCCGGCGGCGAGGGCAAGGAGATCGGCGCCCGGCTGGCGGTCAAGACCGGCTCGGGCCTGATCACCGACGCCGTCGACGTCGCGGAGGACGGGGTTACCACGCAGTCGGTCTTCGCCGGCAACTACACGGTGCGGGCCAAGGTCACCTCCGGCATCCCGATCATCACGGTGAAGCCGAACTCGGCGACCCCGGAGGAGACCGAGGGCGCTGCGGTCCAGGAGACCGTCACGCCGAGCATCTCCGAGACCGCGAAGGCCGCCCGGATCACCGCCACCGAGCCGCGCAAGGCCTCCGGCCGTCCCGAGCTGACCGAGGCCGCGATCGTGGTCTCCGGTGGCCGGGGCACCGGCGGCAACTTCGAGCCGGTGGAGGGCTTCGCCGACGCGCTCGGCGCCGCGGTCGGTGCCTCGCGCGCCGCCGTCGACTCCGGGTGGTACCCGCACTCCTTCCAGGTCGGGCAGACCGGCAAGACGGTCTCCCCGCAGCTCTACGTCGCGAACGGGATCTCCGGTGCCATCCAGCACCGGGCCGGCATGCAGACCTCGAAGACGATCGTCGCGGTCAACAAGGACGAGGAGGCGCCGATCTTCGAGCTCGTCGACTTCGGCGTCGTCGGCGACCTGCACGCGGTGCTTCCGGCCGCGACCGAGCAGGTCTCCGCGCGCAAGGGCTGA
- a CDS encoding enoyl-CoA hydratase/isomerase family protein, producing the protein MGEFVRLEVEDGVGTIRIDRPKMNALDVQVQEEIRAAALEAAERADVRAVVVYGGERVFAAGADIKEMAAMSYTDMVERSGGLQSALSAVAAIPKPVVAAVTGYALGGGCELALCADIRIAADDATLGQPEILLGIIPGAGGTQRLTRLVGPSKAKDLIFTGRFVKADEALAIGLVDRLVPADQVYAEALAWARQFTGAAAYALRAAKESIDKGLEVDLATGLEIERIQFAALFATEDRSIGMTSFLENGPGKAEFRGR; encoded by the coding sequence ATGGGTGAGTTCGTGAGGCTCGAGGTCGAGGACGGTGTCGGAACGATCCGCATCGATCGCCCGAAGATGAACGCCCTCGACGTGCAGGTGCAGGAGGAGATCCGGGCCGCCGCCCTCGAGGCGGCGGAGCGGGCCGACGTCCGCGCGGTCGTGGTGTACGGCGGCGAGCGGGTCTTCGCTGCCGGCGCGGACATCAAGGAGATGGCGGCGATGTCCTACACGGACATGGTCGAGCGCTCCGGCGGGCTGCAGTCGGCGCTCTCCGCGGTCGCCGCGATCCCGAAGCCGGTCGTGGCGGCGGTCACCGGCTACGCCCTCGGTGGGGGCTGCGAGCTCGCCCTGTGCGCCGACATCCGGATCGCCGCCGACGACGCCACCCTGGGTCAGCCGGAGATCCTGCTCGGGATCATCCCCGGCGCCGGCGGCACCCAGCGGCTCACCCGGCTGGTCGGGCCCTCGAAGGCCAAGGACCTGATCTTCACCGGCCGCTTCGTCAAGGCCGACGAGGCGCTGGCGATCGGTCTGGTGGACCGGCTGGTCCCCGCCGACCAGGTGTACGCCGAGGCCCTGGCCTGGGCGCGCCAGTTCACCGGTGCAGCGGCCTACGCGCTGCGCGCGGCGAAGGAGTCGATCGACAAGGGCCTCGAGGTCGACCTCGCCACCGGCCTGGAGATCGAGCGGATCCAGTTCGCGGCGCTCTTCGCCACCGAGGACCGCAGCATCGGCATGACCTCGTTCCTGGAGAACGGCCCGGGCAAGGCGGAGTTCCGGGGCCGCTGA
- a CDS encoding sensor histidine kinase: MVGPRWRDPRLFPLAAGPLMCLLGLVEGSTDAAYRPHFAVLALVAFWLLAAFVVQARFPCVGAVLVVCFYPLSLILGAPGPGGTGLIAAMLAMGYVGYAAPARRSLVAVTVAVAVFVTTDVVVHGLAWDSVFFPAVFYPARWAGRLVRRERERSAELMEVTSLLEAQREQAAHAAAVEERTRIAREVHDAVAHSVSVMTLQTGGLRRQLAPVLADRPQEYDVLLGLERLGRQTVEELRSLVGILREPGDDQPAAAVPSLARASEVVQDVRAAGLDVDLEVTGEPRELPRALDASAYRILQEALTNVLRHAPGSRAHVVLDYGHDAVGIRVRDEGAPATNGERRRLPLGGGGHGLVGMRERAQVFGGTLRTRQTEQGFEVHAVLPTNRSWS; the protein is encoded by the coding sequence ATGGTCGGTCCCCGCTGGCGCGACCCGCGCCTGTTCCCCCTGGCCGCGGGCCCGTTGATGTGCCTGCTCGGGCTGGTCGAGGGCAGCACGGACGCGGCGTACCGGCCGCACTTCGCGGTCCTGGCGCTCGTCGCCTTCTGGCTGCTGGCCGCCTTCGTCGTGCAGGCCCGGTTCCCCTGCGTGGGGGCCGTGCTCGTCGTCTGCTTCTACCCACTGTCACTGATCCTGGGCGCGCCGGGCCCCGGAGGCACCGGGCTGATCGCGGCGATGCTCGCGATGGGGTACGTCGGCTACGCCGCCCCGGCACGGAGGTCGCTGGTGGCGGTCACGGTCGCGGTCGCGGTGTTCGTGACGACCGACGTCGTGGTGCACGGACTGGCCTGGGACTCGGTGTTCTTCCCCGCGGTGTTCTACCCGGCGCGGTGGGCCGGCCGGCTGGTGCGGCGCGAGCGGGAGCGCAGCGCCGAGCTGATGGAGGTGACTTCGCTGCTCGAGGCGCAGCGGGAGCAGGCCGCGCACGCCGCCGCCGTCGAGGAGCGCACCCGGATCGCCCGGGAGGTGCACGACGCGGTCGCGCACTCGGTGAGCGTGATGACGCTGCAGACCGGCGGGCTGCGCCGACAGCTCGCACCGGTGCTGGCCGACCGCCCGCAGGAGTACGACGTGCTGCTCGGCCTCGAGCGGCTCGGCCGGCAGACCGTCGAGGAGCTGCGGTCCCTGGTCGGCATCCTGCGCGAGCCCGGAGACGACCAGCCGGCGGCCGCCGTGCCGTCGCTGGCCCGGGCCTCGGAGGTGGTGCAGGACGTCCGCGCAGCCGGGCTCGACGTGGACCTCGAGGTGACCGGCGAGCCGCGGGAGCTGCCCCGGGCGCTGGACGCGTCCGCCTACCGGATCCTGCAGGAGGCGCTCACCAACGTGCTCCGGCACGCGCCCGGCAGCCGGGCGCACGTGGTCCTCGACTACGGCCACGACGCGGTGGGGATCCGGGTGCGCGACGAGGGCGCGCCGGCCACGAACGGCGAGCGGCGCCGGCTCCCGCTCGGCGGCGGGGGGCACGGGCTGGTCGGCATGCGGGAGCGGGCGCAGGTCTTCGGCGGCACCCTGCGGACCCGGCAGACCGAGCAGGGCTTCGAGGTGCACGCGGTGCTGCCGACGAACAGGAGCTGGTCATGA
- a CDS encoding ABC-F family ATP-binding cassette domain-containing protein — translation MPARSLTRLSPLVGRDLAKAYGDRVVLDGVDVVASPGSPLGVVGENGVGKSTLMRLLAGVDAPDAGSVVRPAELAYLPQEPEFPAGAAAREVLDAALRPLHAGVRRLEELAGQLTGPEAAEEYVALLDWAVQHKAWDADRRAEMAAARLGLGAVHPGTPVAVLSGGQRSRLALAALVAARPGCVVLDEPTNHLDDAGVALLEEFLRDLPGVVVLASHDRALLEAVCTQVVDLDPSHFGTDGLGGNRFSGGYAAHLAGKREARRRWEAAFVEQQEELDRLRAATRGTARQVAHNRPPRDNDKFIYHSKGEKVARTVSRRVRDAERRIEELESRPVPKPPRELSFDRVLARTGGSGRVVQVRGLAVADRLAVPLLDVAAGEHLLVTGANGSGKSTLLKVLAGVLEPTSGTAVVSSRTTGYLPQDVTFARPERTPHQVYAALTGSPVPLGELGLLHPRELSRPVGVLSVGQQRRLALAVLVARQPDLLLLDEPTNHISLTLADELEESLGRSPGTVVVASHDRWLRGRWEGLSIGL, via the coding sequence ATGCCTGCACGCTCCCTCACCCGTCTCTCCCCGCTCGTCGGTCGCGACCTGGCCAAGGCGTACGGCGACCGGGTCGTCCTCGACGGCGTCGACGTCGTCGCCTCCCCCGGCTCCCCGCTCGGGGTGGTCGGCGAGAACGGCGTCGGCAAGTCGACGCTGATGCGCCTGCTCGCCGGGGTGGACGCCCCCGACGCGGGCAGCGTCGTACGCCCCGCGGAGCTCGCCTACCTCCCCCAGGAGCCGGAGTTCCCGGCCGGCGCCGCCGCCCGCGAGGTCCTCGATGCGGCGCTGCGCCCGCTGCACGCGGGGGTACGGCGGCTCGAGGAGCTGGCCGGGCAGCTCACCGGACCGGAGGCCGCCGAGGAGTACGTCGCGCTCCTCGACTGGGCGGTGCAGCACAAGGCCTGGGACGCCGACCGGCGCGCGGAGATGGCCGCGGCACGGCTCGGGCTCGGTGCGGTCCATCCCGGCACCCCGGTCGCCGTCCTCTCCGGCGGCCAGCGCTCACGTCTCGCGCTGGCCGCCCTCGTCGCGGCCCGGCCCGGGTGCGTGGTGCTCGACGAACCGACCAACCACCTCGACGACGCCGGGGTGGCGCTGCTCGAGGAGTTCCTGCGCGACCTGCCCGGCGTGGTCGTCCTGGCCAGCCACGACCGGGCCCTGCTCGAGGCGGTCTGCACGCAGGTGGTCGACCTCGACCCCAGCCACTTCGGCACCGACGGTCTCGGCGGCAACCGGTTCTCCGGCGGGTACGCCGCCCACCTGGCCGGCAAGCGGGAGGCACGACGTCGCTGGGAGGCCGCCTTCGTCGAGCAGCAGGAGGAGCTGGACCGGCTGCGCGCGGCGACCCGGGGCACTGCCCGGCAGGTCGCCCACAACCGGCCGCCGCGCGACAACGACAAGTTCATCTACCACAGCAAGGGCGAGAAGGTGGCCCGGACCGTGAGCCGCCGGGTGCGCGACGCCGAGCGGCGGATCGAGGAGCTGGAGAGCCGGCCGGTGCCCAAGCCGCCGCGCGAGCTCTCCTTCGACCGGGTGCTCGCACGCACGGGCGGATCCGGCCGGGTGGTGCAGGTGCGCGGGCTCGCGGTGGCGGACCGCCTCGCGGTGCCGCTGCTCGATGTGGCGGCCGGGGAGCACCTGCTGGTCACCGGCGCCAACGGCTCCGGGAAGTCCACGCTGCTCAAGGTCCTCGCCGGGGTGCTCGAGCCGACCTCCGGCACCGCCGTGGTGTCGTCGCGGACGACCGGCTACCTGCCGCAGGACGTCACGTTCGCCCGGCCGGAGCGCACCCCGCACCAGGTCTACGCGGCGCTGACCGGGTCGCCGGTGCCGCTCGGCGAGCTGGGCCTGCTGCACCCGCGAGAGCTGTCCCGGCCGGTCGGCGTGCTCAGCGTCGGCCAGCAGCGGCGGCTCGCGCTCGCGGTGCTCGTGGCGCGGCAGCCGGACCTGCTGCTCCTCGACGAGCCGACCAACCACATCTCGCTGACGCTGGCCGACGAGCTCGAGGAGTCGCTGGGCCGCTCGCCCGGCACGGTCGTCGTCGCCAGCCACGACCGCTGGCTGCGCGGCCGGTGGGAGGGCCTGAGCATCGGGCTGTGA